The following coding sequences are from one Microbulbifer sp. TB1203 window:
- a CDS encoding cellulase family glycosylhydrolase — MNIVNDWGQGFQAEIVIVNDGSTTISGWSVEFDMAVNINNLWNGVIVSQVGDHYVVEDAGYNGTIQPGGQVSIGFTATPGNVSPVPVIVNGDGGSSSSSSSSSSSSSSSSSSSSSSSSSSSSSSSSSSSSSSSSSSSSSSSSSSSSGGRFRVDETGNITKNGEVFPLQCGSWFGLEGRHEPSDDPTNPSGAPMELYIGNTFWANGNQGTGRTIQQDMSEITAMGVNVVRFPIAPQTLDANDPQGQAPYLKNHESVRVPNARQALEEFILAADANNIEVMLDVHSCSNYVGWRAGRFDARPPYADADRENYDFFREDSSCAATNNPDGVTRIQPYDKAAWLDTLRELAELEQELGVDNIIGIDIFNEPWDYTWAEWKTHIEDAYAVINEVSPNMLLFVQGISGTADNQDGTPDTITQVPHGEEFTNPNWGENLFEAGANPPDIPRERLVFSPHVYGPSVFVQKMFMDPAQPACEGLEGDAAGDADCNIVINPEILVPGWEEHFGYLRDMGYAVVVGEFGGNLDWPDKGAVRDQNRWSHIQPGIVDGQWQDAFVDYMVEKDIQGCYWSINPESGDTGGWYGHAYDPISNTEGWGEWQDFDQRKTNLLNRLWSSQ, encoded by the coding sequence ATGAACATAGTCAATGACTGGGGCCAGGGGTTCCAGGCAGAGATAGTGATAGTCAATGACGGGTCCACGACGATATCCGGCTGGTCCGTCGAGTTCGATATGGCGGTGAATATCAATAACCTGTGGAACGGCGTTATCGTATCCCAGGTTGGGGATCACTATGTGGTCGAGGACGCCGGCTACAACGGGACCATCCAGCCGGGCGGCCAGGTGAGCATCGGCTTTACCGCCACGCCGGGCAATGTATCACCGGTGCCGGTGATAGTGAACGGCGACGGTGGCAGCTCCTCTTCGAGCTCGAGCTCCAGTTCTTCCAGCAGTAGCTCCAGCTCCTCCAGCAGCAGCTCAAGCTCTTCTTCCTCCAGCTCCAGCTCCAGCTCCTCCAGCAGCAGCTCAAGCTCTTCTTCCTCCAGCTCCAGCTCCTCAAGCAGCAGTTCCGGTGGACGATTCCGTGTTGACGAAACCGGCAATATCACCAAGAACGGTGAGGTATTCCCGCTGCAGTGTGGCTCCTGGTTTGGTCTCGAGGGCCGGCACGAGCCGTCCGACGATCCCACCAACCCCAGCGGTGCGCCTATGGAGCTGTATATAGGCAACACCTTCTGGGCCAACGGCAACCAGGGCACCGGTCGCACCATCCAGCAGGACATGAGTGAGATCACCGCCATGGGCGTCAACGTGGTGCGCTTCCCGATTGCGCCGCAAACCCTGGATGCCAATGATCCCCAGGGCCAGGCTCCCTACCTGAAAAACCATGAGTCCGTGCGCGTACCCAATGCGCGTCAGGCGCTGGAAGAGTTCATCCTGGCCGCGGATGCGAACAACATCGAAGTGATGCTGGACGTTCACTCCTGCTCAAACTATGTGGGCTGGCGCGCCGGCCGCTTCGATGCACGCCCGCCTTATGCGGACGCTGACCGCGAAAATTATGACTTTTTCCGCGAGGACAGCTCCTGCGCGGCCACCAACAACCCGGATGGCGTGACCCGCATCCAGCCCTACGACAAGGCCGCCTGGCTCGATACTTTGCGCGAGCTGGCCGAACTCGAACAGGAACTGGGCGTGGATAACATTATCGGCATCGATATTTTCAACGAGCCCTGGGACTACACCTGGGCGGAGTGGAAAACCCATATCGAAGATGCCTATGCGGTCATCAACGAGGTGAGTCCCAATATGCTGCTGTTCGTGCAGGGTATTTCCGGCACCGCCGATAATCAGGACGGCACGCCGGACACCATCACCCAGGTGCCTCACGGCGAGGAATTCACCAATCCCAACTGGGGCGAAAACCTTTTCGAGGCCGGCGCCAACCCGCCGGATATTCCCCGCGAGCGGCTGGTGTTCTCTCCGCACGTCTATGGCCCCTCCGTGTTCGTGCAGAAGATGTTCATGGATCCGGCTCAGCCCGCGTGTGAGGGACTGGAAGGTGATGCCGCCGGCGACGCCGACTGCAATATCGTAATCAATCCGGAAATCCTCGTTCCCGGCTGGGAAGAGCACTTCGGCTACCTGAGAGACATGGGCTACGCCGTGGTAGTGGGCGAGTTCGGCGGCAACCTGGACTGGCCGGACAAAGGCGCGGTGCGCGACCAGAATCGCTGGTCCCATATCCAGCCCGGCATTGTCGACGGACAGTGGCAGGATGCCTTCGTGGACTACATGGTGGAGAAAGACATCCAGGGATGCTACTGGTCCATCAACCCGGAATCCGGCGATACCGGTGGCTGGTACGGCCACGCCTACGATCCCATCAGCAACACCGAGGGTTGGGGTGAGTGGCAGGACTTTGATCAAAGAAAGACAAACCTGCTGAACCGTCTGTGGAGTAGCCAGTAA
- a CDS encoding LpqB family beta-propeller domain-containing protein, with the protein MRKITDNIRWRDLDADMSADGRLVFSSNREDNPRVDLNRTSEDFNIHLIERDGREPKKIVASRDRELKPRFSPNGRDIAIIRSGTRHRLLVAGADGKGERVLAEADELYDFSWSPDGRRIALARRDGEKSGILLVSADNSEPPLQLKNVNQALRIVSARWSPDGGKIAYIVHPLNGESRQLWVRHLDSGREQRISPENLQIQQPPDWSADGKRLLYAALADYRFRYDESTHKKVYEGAMHIYLSDLEGNHRQLTSREALHKSPVFSPDGRRIAFLYAPELDSRQLSLRTMDRDGGNENEWFGSVTRNSNLRWVQ; encoded by the coding sequence GTGCGGAAAATCACCGACAATATCCGCTGGCGGGATCTGGATGCGGATATGTCAGCCGATGGCAGGTTGGTTTTCTCCTCGAACCGAGAGGACAACCCCCGGGTGGACCTGAACAGAACCTCGGAAGACTTCAATATTCATCTAATCGAAAGAGACGGCAGAGAGCCGAAAAAGATTGTTGCCAGCCGCGACCGGGAATTGAAACCCCGGTTTAGCCCCAACGGCCGGGATATCGCCATTATCCGCAGTGGCACCCGACATCGGTTGCTCGTGGCGGGCGCAGACGGAAAGGGTGAACGGGTCCTCGCGGAGGCGGACGAATTGTACGATTTCTCCTGGTCACCGGATGGCCGTCGGATAGCCCTGGCCCGGCGCGACGGAGAGAAATCCGGAATTCTGCTGGTCTCAGCCGATAACTCTGAACCGCCACTTCAATTAAAGAACGTTAACCAGGCCCTTCGCATTGTTTCCGCCCGCTGGTCTCCGGACGGTGGAAAGATCGCCTATATCGTCCATCCCCTCAATGGGGAGAGCCGGCAGCTGTGGGTGCGCCACCTGGACAGCGGTCGCGAACAGCGGATATCCCCCGAAAACCTGCAGATTCAGCAGCCCCCCGATTGGTCCGCCGACGGTAAGCGCTTGCTCTACGCCGCCCTGGCCGACTATCGCTTTCGCTACGACGAGAGCACACACAAAAAGGTATACGAGGGAGCTATGCATATTTATCTCTCGGACCTGGAGGGCAATCACCGACAGTTGACCAGCAGAGAGGCACTGCACAAATCCCCAGTGTTTTCCCCGGACGGCCGTCGTATCGCCTTTCTTTACGCCCCTGAGTTGGACAGCCGACAGCTTTCCCTGCGTACCATGGACAGGGATGGCGGAAACGAGAATGAGTGGTTCGGCTCGGTGACCCGGAACTCCAACCTGAGGTGGGTGCAATGA
- a CDS encoding glycoside hydrolase family 6 protein produces MPSAFAAQATMNIVNDWGQGFQAEIVVVNDGAGTLSNWSVEFDMAVDINNLWGGVIQSHVGDHYTVGSAGYNDAIPPGGQVNIGFLGTPGNVSPVAVIVNGDGGSSSSSSSSSSSSSSSSSSSSSSSSSSSSSSSSSSSSSSSSSSSSSSSSSSSSGGRLDNPFAASSSWYVNPEWSAKAAAEPGGSAIANVNSAVWMDRIGAITDGMGLRGHLDTALANGNDLFMFVVYDLPNRDCSALASNGELLIAENGFERYQNEYINPIVDIISDPLYSGINIVAIIEVDSLPNLVTNLSVPECQEANGPGGYRDGIRYALNQLSQVDNVYSYVDVAHSGWLGWSSNFGPAVNLIGDVVESTDAGWDSVAGFVSNSANYTPVEEPYLPDPTLTVGGQPVRSANFYEWNDYFEELDFVQDWRQAMINRGAPTTLGMLIDTGRNGWGGSGRPSGTSTSTDLNTYVNESRIDRRFHRGNWCNQPGGVGFRPQANPHPGVDAYVWVKPQGESDGISDPNFEQDPNDPNKKHDPMCDPNYGGNERNGNSMTGALPNAPHAGRWFPEAFQVLLENAYPPLN; encoded by the coding sequence GTGCCCTCGGCGTTCGCTGCCCAGGCCACCATGAATATCGTCAACGACTGGGGGCAGGGGTTCCAGGCCGAGATAGTGGTGGTCAATGACGGCGCCGGCACTTTGTCGAATTGGTCTGTGGAGTTCGACATGGCGGTGGATATCAACAACCTGTGGGGCGGTGTCATCCAGTCCCATGTGGGCGACCACTATACCGTCGGGTCCGCCGGCTACAACGATGCCATTCCGCCGGGCGGCCAGGTGAATATCGGGTTTCTCGGCACGCCGGGAAATGTGTCGCCGGTAGCGGTGATCGTCAATGGGGACGGGGGCTCCTCCTCGAGTTCCAGTTCCTCCAGCTCGAGCTCATCGAGTTCCAGCTCCTCGAGTTCCAGCTCCTCGAGTTCATCCAGCAGCAGCTCTTCCAGCTCCTCCTCGAGCAGCAGTTCCAGCTCCAGCTCGTCGAGCAGTTCATCCAGCAGCAGTTCCGGTGGTCGTCTGGACAATCCCTTTGCCGCGTCCAGCAGCTGGTACGTAAATCCGGAGTGGTCCGCAAAGGCGGCGGCGGAGCCCGGCGGCAGCGCCATCGCCAATGTCAATTCGGCGGTGTGGATGGACCGCATCGGCGCCATCACCGACGGCATGGGCCTGCGCGGGCACCTGGACACCGCGCTCGCCAACGGGAATGACCTGTTTATGTTCGTGGTCTACGACCTGCCCAACCGCGACTGCTCGGCGCTGGCCTCCAACGGCGAGCTGCTGATTGCGGAAAACGGTTTCGAGCGCTACCAGAACGAATATATCAACCCCATCGTGGATATTATTTCCGACCCGCTCTATAGCGGCATCAATATCGTGGCGATCATCGAGGTGGACTCGCTGCCCAACCTGGTGACCAACCTGAGCGTTCCAGAGTGCCAGGAGGCCAATGGTCCGGGCGGCTACCGCGACGGCATCCGCTACGCCCTGAACCAGCTCTCGCAAGTGGACAACGTCTACTCCTACGTCGACGTCGCCCACTCCGGTTGGTTGGGATGGAGCAGTAATTTCGGTCCCGCGGTCAATCTGATCGGCGACGTGGTGGAGAGCACCGATGCGGGCTGGGACAGCGTCGCCGGCTTCGTCAGCAATTCCGCCAACTACACCCCGGTGGAGGAGCCCTACCTGCCGGACCCCACACTTACCGTGGGTGGGCAGCCGGTGCGCTCGGCGAATTTCTACGAGTGGAACGATTATTTTGAGGAACTGGACTTCGTGCAGGACTGGCGCCAGGCGATGATCAACCGCGGTGCGCCCACCACCCTCGGCATGTTGATCGATACCGGCCGCAACGGCTGGGGCGGTTCCGGCCGGCCCAGCGGAACCTCCACCAGCACCGACCTGAACACCTACGTCAACGAGTCGCGCATCGACCGGCGCTTCCACCGCGGCAACTGGTGCAACCAGCCCGGCGGCGTGGGCTTCCGGCCCCAGGCCAACCCGCACCCTGGTGTGGACGCCTATGTGTGGGTCAAGCCCCAGGGTGAGTCCGACGGCATCTCGGATCCCAACTTCGAACAGGATCCCAACGATCCCAACAAGAAGCACGATCCCATGTGCGACCCGAACTACGGAGGAAATGAGCGCAACGGCAACAGTATGACCGGCGCCTTGCCCAATGCACCCCATGCGGGCCGCTGGTTCCCGGAAGCTTTCCAGGTACTGCTGGAGAACGCCTATCCGCCGCTGAACTAA
- a CDS encoding family 43 glycosylhydrolase has product MNRMSVNRWSRIDENRITTVLKTVFITFLLSVASVCSADNPLVSHVYTADPAARVFDGRMYVITSHDLDTQSGYDMVDYHMFSSDDMINWRDHGVVFDVQADTSWANRAYAPDIISRNGQYYLYFPDGAGSIGVAVSDSPGGPFTDPLGRPLVDRNTPNADVQWLFDPGVFIDDDGQAYLYFGGGGPGNARVIRLNDDMISTSGSAITIDVPYFFEGLYMHKRNGTYYLSYSTNPDNGMRIDYMTSSSPTSGFQYRGTVLPNPWENNYNNNHASILEYDNQWYLFYHNRVVANARGASIYQRSINVDRLFYNGDGSIQQVDAGLAGVPKLKNVDPFARNEAETIDSEQGIETEHSSDGTLNVMMDFGDWIKISNVDFGSGVGGFEARLASNSNTSIDIILDDVNNPPVGTLQISATGGLQNWQIQSADVSASGLHDLFLRANGRVNMNWYRFTGDSGGSSTLNVELESLSGQSNFSPFAVQSDSAASGGQYIVWPDNGDQALGSPSDSEQGQVEVIFSLSQPADVQFQVLANMANANDDSFYYSIDSGSWSTQNNSVTSGWESLMPATFSNLGQGTHILRIKRREDGARLDRVTLIASAGEIAAASDSGPATININPDTEYQHISGFGGINVPEWIADLTPAQVDTAFGNGPGQLGLSILRVKIPANPDAWSAQVATPARAQSLYGATVFATPWSPPAHMKTNNNVVGGRLDPDYYDDYAQYLLDFADYMAGNGVSLHAVSLQNEPDWDPDYESCLWSSGEFIDFLTSQGSRFGSLKVMAAESLNFNPALTDPILNNASAEPHVDIIAGHLYGGGLRDYPLAREKGKELWMTEHYTDSQNPANAWPLALDVGKELHDSMMANFSAYVWWYIRRSYGLLTEDGNVSKRGYLMSQYSRFIRPGYTRIGATANPALDVYATAYKNSDDITVVVVNMNTSPRDLTLNLQNIGTGSFTKYTTSGSKNVSNDGIVNVSNHSASVSVDAQSVTTFVSSSGSSGSSSSSSSSSSSSSSSSSSSSSSSSSSSSSSSSSGGGDALSCSVDLNNWGSGFVANMTVTNNGGSTTNGWAFDVSTGNPITVTGSWSVSLSGSASPYTASNVDYNGSIAPGSSANFGIQGSGDPGTVTCN; this is encoded by the coding sequence ATGAACAGAATGAGTGTAAATCGCTGGTCCCGTATTGATGAAAACCGGATAACAACGGTGCTGAAAACCGTTTTCATCACTTTCCTGTTATCAGTTGCAAGCGTTTGCTCTGCCGACAATCCGCTGGTATCCCACGTTTACACGGCAGACCCGGCGGCGCGGGTGTTCGACGGACGAATGTACGTGATCACGTCGCACGACCTGGATACCCAGTCGGGCTACGACATGGTCGACTATCACATGTTCTCTTCGGACGACATGATCAACTGGCGGGACCACGGCGTGGTGTTCGATGTGCAGGCCGACACCAGTTGGGCAAATCGCGCCTACGCCCCGGACATTATTTCCCGCAACGGACAGTACTACCTGTACTTCCCGGACGGCGCGGGTTCGATCGGTGTCGCCGTGAGCGACAGTCCCGGCGGCCCTTTTACCGATCCTTTGGGGAGGCCATTGGTCGACCGGAACACGCCTAACGCCGACGTGCAGTGGCTGTTCGATCCAGGTGTATTTATCGACGATGACGGCCAGGCGTACCTCTACTTCGGCGGTGGCGGGCCGGGCAATGCCCGGGTTATCCGCTTGAACGACGATATGATCAGCACCAGCGGATCGGCCATTACCATCGACGTGCCCTATTTCTTCGAAGGGCTATACATGCACAAAAGGAACGGGACCTATTACCTGTCCTATTCCACCAATCCCGATAACGGGATGCGAATCGACTACATGACCAGCAGCAGCCCGACTTCGGGCTTCCAGTACCGAGGCACGGTGCTGCCCAACCCCTGGGAAAACAACTACAACAACAATCACGCATCCATACTCGAATACGATAATCAATGGTACCTGTTTTACCACAATCGCGTGGTAGCCAATGCGCGGGGTGCCAGTATTTACCAACGATCCATTAACGTGGACCGGCTCTTTTACAACGGCGACGGCAGTATCCAGCAGGTCGACGCGGGCCTGGCGGGCGTGCCGAAGCTAAAAAACGTCGACCCCTTTGCCAGAAACGAAGCCGAAACCATCGACAGTGAGCAGGGCATCGAAACCGAGCACAGCAGCGACGGCACCCTGAATGTGATGATGGACTTCGGAGACTGGATAAAGATCTCCAATGTCGACTTCGGCTCCGGAGTCGGTGGCTTTGAGGCCAGGCTGGCGAGCAACAGCAATACCAGCATCGATATTATTCTCGACGACGTGAACAACCCGCCTGTGGGCACGCTGCAGATCTCCGCCACGGGTGGGCTGCAGAATTGGCAAATACAATCGGCCGATGTATCGGCGAGCGGCCTGCACGATCTTTTCCTGCGCGCCAACGGCCGGGTGAACATGAACTGGTACCGCTTTACCGGCGACTCGGGCGGCAGCAGCACGTTGAACGTGGAACTGGAAAGCCTCTCGGGCCAGAGTAATTTCTCACCGTTTGCCGTGCAGAGCGATTCCGCCGCTTCCGGCGGACAGTATATCGTCTGGCCGGATAACGGCGATCAGGCATTGGGTTCGCCCTCGGACAGTGAACAGGGCCAGGTCGAAGTAATCTTTTCGCTGTCGCAACCGGCGGACGTGCAGTTCCAGGTGCTGGCCAATATGGCCAATGCCAATGACGACTCGTTTTATTACAGTATCGATTCGGGCTCTTGGAGCACACAGAACAACTCCGTGACCAGCGGCTGGGAATCGCTGATGCCCGCGACCTTTTCCAATCTCGGGCAAGGCACCCACATACTCAGAATCAAGCGCAGGGAGGACGGCGCGCGGCTGGACAGGGTCACCCTGATCGCCTCGGCCGGGGAGATCGCAGCGGCCAGCGACTCCGGCCCTGCAACAATCAATATCAATCCGGATACCGAATACCAGCACATCAGTGGTTTCGGCGGCATCAACGTTCCGGAATGGATCGCCGACCTGACTCCGGCGCAGGTGGACACCGCATTCGGCAATGGTCCCGGGCAGCTCGGACTGAGCATTCTACGAGTCAAGATCCCCGCCAATCCCGACGCCTGGAGCGCACAGGTGGCCACGCCGGCGCGCGCGCAGTCGCTGTACGGTGCCACGGTATTCGCTACGCCCTGGTCGCCGCCGGCGCATATGAAAACCAATAACAATGTTGTCGGCGGGCGCCTGGACCCGGATTACTACGACGATTACGCACAGTATTTGCTGGACTTTGCCGATTACATGGCCGGGAACGGTGTGTCCCTGCACGCTGTATCCCTGCAAAACGAGCCGGACTGGGACCCGGATTATGAATCCTGCCTGTGGAGCTCCGGCGAGTTTATTGATTTTCTGACCAGCCAGGGTTCGCGTTTCGGTTCCCTGAAAGTCATGGCCGCCGAGTCCCTGAACTTCAATCCCGCCCTGACCGATCCCATACTGAACAACGCCAGCGCGGAACCCCATGTCGATATTATCGCCGGGCACCTTTACGGCGGTGGTTTGCGGGATTACCCGCTGGCGCGGGAAAAGGGCAAGGAACTGTGGATGACCGAGCACTACACGGACAGCCAGAATCCGGCGAACGCCTGGCCCCTGGCACTGGACGTCGGTAAAGAACTGCACGACAGCATGATGGCGAATTTCAGCGCCTATGTGTGGTGGTATATCCGGCGCAGCTACGGACTTCTTACCGAAGACGGCAACGTCAGCAAGCGCGGCTACCTGATGTCGCAGTACTCCAGGTTTATCCGGCCGGGCTACACGCGTATCGGCGCGACCGCCAACCCGGCTCTGGATGTCTACGCTACCGCCTACAAAAACAGCGACGATATCACGGTGGTGGTCGTGAACATGAACACCTCACCGCGCGACCTGACGTTAAACCTGCAAAATATCGGTACAGGCAGTTTCACGAAATACACCACCTCCGGCAGCAAGAACGTGAGCAACGACGGGATTGTCAATGTCTCGAACCACTCGGCGTCGGTATCGGTGGATGCCCAGAGCGTGACCACGTTTGTCAGCAGTTCCGGCTCATCCGGCAGCTCGAGCAGTAGTTCATCGTCCAGTTCCAGCTCGTCGAGCAGCAGCTCATCGTCCAGCTCCAGTTCCTCGAGCAGCTCTTCAAGCTCCTCGTCGAGCGGCGGTGGCGACGCCTTGAGTTGCAGCGTTGACCTGAACAACTGGGGCAGTGGCTTTGTGGCGAATATGACGGTGACCAACAACGGCGGCTCCACCACCAACGGCTGGGCTTTCGATGTGTCGACCGGTAATCCGATTACGGTAACCGGTTCGTGGAGTGTCTCCCTGTCGGGTTCGGCCAGTCCGTACACGGCCTCCAACGTCGATTACAACGGTTCCATTGCGCCGGGCAGCAGCGCGAACTTCGGCATACAGGGCAGTGGCGATCCCGGTACGGTGACCTGTAATTAG